One window of the Rhipicephalus sanguineus isolate Rsan-2018 chromosome 4, BIME_Rsan_1.4, whole genome shotgun sequence genome contains the following:
- the LOC119391930 gene encoding uncharacterized protein LOC119391930, with the protein METVVRDRLSSYLEERHIFADSMYVFRPKKSSRDILLQLHHEILTPVEHPHNDKIILALDLKGAFDNVKHEVILAHLSATHCGERAFNYTRNFLTDRTAYIRIQDQEYGPYHLGTRGSPQGAVLWPLLFNLAMVQLPARLAAVDAVKHALYADDITLWATEGSLGDMEDSLQTAAHVVEEYAACCGLQCSPQKSEFVHIRPSPKRTSSISLSLLSGPIKEAQEIRVLGLYIHKHRRVETTLHKHRLCLYCAEVADTYHIVWAYQLNLSLPPNPNPAREDWEAALLGCQDLPAQKVMARRVRTAVTTNRVSD; encoded by the exons ATGGAAACTGTGGTCAGAGATCGTCTCTCCTCCTACTTGGAAGAGCGCCACATTTTCGCCGACTCTATGTACGTCTTCAGACCCAAGAAATCTTCGCGGGACATACTCCTACAACTACACCACGAGATACTTACTCCCGTAGAACACCCTCATAACGACAAGATCATTCTAGCGCTTGACCTTAAGGGAGCCTTCGATAACGTCAAGCACGAAGTCATCCTAGCGCACCTGAGTGCCACTCACTGTGGCGAGCGCGCCTTCAATTACACCCGAAATTTTCTTACTGACCGAACTGCATACATTCGCATCCAAGATCAGGAATACGGCCCCTATCATCTAGGCACGCGAGGCTCACCACAGGGCGCTGTGTTGTGGCCTCTGCTTTTCAACTTGGCTATGGTGCAGCTCCCGGCCCGCCTGGCTGCTGTCGACGCGGTAAAGCATGCGctttatgccgatgacatcacccTGTGGGCCACAGAGGGAAGCCTGGGCGACATGGAGGACAGCCTGCAAACCGCAGCCCATGTAGTGGAGGAATATGCGGCATGCTGCGGCCTCCAATGTTCCCCACAGAAATCAGAATTCGTGCACATTCGGCCTTCGCCAAAACGCACTTCGTCCATTAGCCTTTCCCTGCTCAGTGGACCAATTAAAGAGGCACAGGAGATCCGTGTCCTTGGACTCTACATTCACAAACACCGCCGAGTCGAGACAACACTTCACAAACATC GCCTCTGCCTGTACTGTgcggaggtggctgacacctaccacataGTATGGGCATACCAGCTCAATCTTTCTTTACCCCCGAACCCCAACCCagcccgagaggactgggaggcggccctgctcggctgccaggACCTTCCGGCCCAAAAAGTCATGGCCCGGCGTGTCAGGACAGCGGTCACGACCAATAGGGTCTCTGACTAG